Genomic window (Accipiter gentilis chromosome 7, bAccGen1.1, whole genome shotgun sequence):
GCAAGCTTCTTTAAACAGGGACACTTTTGAAAGACCACCGACATGCTTTAAAATCTGCTGAAGTATGGTGGATGTATAACTGAAAGCAAAGTCAGGTGttgcactggggtttttttggtggtttttttttttgctttgtatgcAAAAATGCACACTGTCTTCCTAAACAACAGGAGCTGTTATATGTGGTCAGACATTTGTAAGAGTGAGCATTAGGATGTGAGCTCATAAGCCACATTAGTCTACAGAGTGTCAGTTGGAGAACTTTCTCTTGAGTAGTTCACTACACCTTCAGAATAAAAGCAGATTGCAAAGCACCGAGGATATTGGCAAccaagaaaaactgaagaatttcCAGAATGAGTCAAGCTGAGGAAAGCAGTATCCACTCAACGTGGAATATTGTGAGGTCAGTAGTCTGCATAATACTGAGCTTGTCATTTATTATTGGGACCCCTGGAAATTGCATCGTCATCTGGACTGTTTGTACAAAAACGAAGCAAGTATCTCCTTCAGTCCTGCTGATCTTGAACCTGGCCATTGCAGATGTCCTTGTACTGATTACTTTACCAATCTGGATTTATTCCTTTGCTGACTCATGGGTTTTCGGAGTCATCTTCTGCAAAATACTGGTTTTCATTATTTACTGCAGCATGTATGCTAGTATATTTCTAATTACAGCACTGAGCTTGGAGCGGTTAATGGCTGTGTTTTACCCTTTCACAATTCAAAGATACAAAAcgaaagaaaagatttctttaatCGTGTTCCTCATTTGGTTCCTGTCTATTACTTTCGGCATTTCTGTCATTCCATTTCAAGAGACAGAAGAAATGAATGGTAGACTACTATGCACATGTCGCAGTTACTCTTCTAATAGACAGAAAGTGTCATATCTTCTGCTGGAGACTCTTGCAGGTTTTGTAAtcccttttttaattatttccacttGTTACATGTGTGTTGCAAGAAGAATAAGCAGAATGATTTACCAATCTAAGCGGCGATCAGAACGGCTCATTGCCAGCATTGTGGTGGCATTCATTTTATGCTGGTTCCCTCATCATCTCTTTAACATCCTAGATATTATTTCAGTTCAGATAGAACTCTCTAACGAGGAGTTGTCTTTGGCACTGGATGAAATTGTAGGCAGAGGAGTATACATCTCTGGAGCACTTGTATTCATCAGTAGCTGCATTAATCCTCTACTTTACGCTTTTGCTGCACGAAGATTTCGGAATCACCTGCGATTTGCCAAGATATCAAAGCTGTTTGAACAGATGAGTCAGACTGTAACagaggaagacaagaagaaaagttTGGTtgtaaacaaacaagaagataccTTAGTAAGCACAGAAAATCTCTAACAGGCAATATAGAATTAGTGAATAATGTGATTCTGTGTCATTCCTTCAGTAGTCCTTTCTCCTCATACTCTCAGTTTGGTTTGCTAAGCAGTCCAGGTAAAGCTAGAGACAGGTAAATTTTACTAGGGTTAGTTTTGTGTGTTATAAAAGAATTGGCATTGACAACTTAGTTCAGTTCCTAAGTTAGTATCCACATCATGAAATTAGCACTATTTCACTGGTGCTAAGAACCTCAGCAAGGTGGCTAGAAGCTCAAAGTGTAAGGAATATGCTTTTTTACTTTCCATTGAAATTATTTATGATTTCTAGAAAGTCTGTgtgcagaaagcagaagaggactGTATGTGGAAAACAGAAGCCTTGAAAGTTTAAAACTaagttttccttcagaaacaatTGTTAGATGCTCAAAAAGCCTTATATAATCTACAATTTTAAGAGAGCATACTTAAATTCTTGATATGGGTAAGAATGGTTTTGAAGTATATTAACAACACACAAAACTTGTTTGGATAGATGGAAAATATAAAGCTGTTTTTATTCATTGCTTTATTAGGTTTGAAAGTGATAAGGGTTGTTTACACAGTCAAGCTCATTTACTGAATTATCTCGTGTTAATAGGTTTTAACAAATAAAATGTGGGAGTGTGAcatgcctcttcagaaaaaaaacaggaggtATGAGAATTCTGTGTTGTATGGCAAACATAGTTATAGACTTCATGCTATATTTGATGTCAAATACATTGTATACTTCAGTGGCAATTAAACTATTGATATATTAAATATACGTGAGTATCCTCAAAAAGTTTGATCCAGTTAAGCTTCCAAAATATCTATTAAATTATGGAGGAATTGGATCAGGttctgggtgggagggaaggagagatcCTTGATACTATTTTTTATGTGCAAGAAAATTATGGTAGCAGTACCAAGTTCTAATAACATAAGAACTTCACCGTAcaaataaaagcattattttttcttgtcttgtaGAATAAAGTGGACTTTGCCATAAGAAACCAATAAATTTAGTGGTTGCAAGGACCTTATTGTAGTTTTGAGAATGTGTGCAAACTGACTGTGGAAAAACGGCATGGCATGAAGTGTTTGCTTTTGAAGATTTTTTGTTTCAATTGTGCCTAAAATTTTTTATGCTTACTCTTCCTTATTTTAAAGTCAATAATTTGTAGTAAGATCAAGATAACTACTGATTACTAGGAAACATATTGTAATTTCCTGTACTCTTTTTGTTCTGAACAGCTGCTAAATAGCTATGTCACTCGTCTTTACCAAGAAATTACAAATACTAACTAGAACTTACTTTTCAAAATCTGATTATGTAACAACCAAGGATATTTGAGTTGTTTTAATTTAGCTTGTAAATGGAAATAAACACAGGGAAGTAAAATCCTTATGTGTTAATGGAAGAATATTTCTCTAAACTTTGCATATGTGCTTGTTATTCCTGCCTGTTATGAAAGTCATTTTTACTTCTCAATAGGAGAAAAGTCCACACCACAGAGGACTTTCTATCAATAGGACTCCTTCACCaaaattaaagtaaataattttttagcAAGACCTTGTTTGCAGCAAACAGTAAGCAGCAGTTGAAATCACTTAGACTTTACCCCATCCACCTACCACTCTTTTTTTACCTCACTAATGGCTCTTTAATTGCTATTAGTATATTCAGTATAGCAATGTGGCATTATCTCACAATAAAAGCAACAACTTTATTTATATACTGCATAAAAAAGTGAAGCTGTATTGCCCAATATGTTCTTGAGCTAGGAGTCACTCACTATTCAACACCACCACAGAACAGATGAGGAGATAGTAAGCATGAGTACTGCAACTGAACTAGAGTTCTAGGCCACAAGGAGCCAAGCATTTCACAATTTACAGGTTGGGAAAAGACCCAGACAAACTTTAGTACAAGCTACACAACCGGAATTATCCTTTCTATCAGCCTGTGCCCTATACCTAGCTATAATCAACCTTCTTATTAGGAATTGGGTTAAACCCCTAACCATCTCTGTGTGTATCGTCTGTCTCGTGAATGAGGCAGTCTCTTTTTGTTCCATTTGCTGTTCAACAAGCCTTATGGGAGGACTGACTGCTTGTTAAGTGCCTTCTGCTCAGCTATGCCTAACCGAGGACAGTCTATAAAGCAATCAGTGGCCAGATATATAGTCTGTGGAATACTGCCTATTGcagtggtgtttggtttttggttggttggttttttaaatcaaTGGGTAAGGAATAGTGagtcagactttttttcttttctt
Coding sequences:
- the LOC126040617 gene encoding leukotriene B4 receptor 1-like; translation: MSQAEESSIHSTWNIVRSVVCIILSLSFIIGTPGNCIVIWTVCTKTKQVSPSVLLILNLAIADVLVLITLPIWIYSFADSWVFGVIFCKILVFIIYCSMYASIFLITALSLERLMAVFYPFTIQRYKTKEKISLIVFLIWFLSITFGISVIPFQETEEMNGRLLCTCRSYSSNRQKVSYLLLETLAGFVIPFLIISTCYMCVARRISRMIYQSKRRSERLIASIVVAFILCWFPHHLFNILDIISVQIELSNEELSLALDEIVGRGVYISGALVFISSCINPLLYAFAARRFRNHLRFAKISKLFEQMSQTVTEEDKKKSLVVNKQEDTLNKVDFAIRNQ